tcctgtttttttgtaaatctgtGCATCCCCTTTATattaataaagacattttctttcAACAGAGCTGACTGGTTCCTTTTGGACAGCAGAGCTGTGCGTCATGTGGCCATCGGGCTGTTCTGCATGGGGGTCTCAGTGTATCTGGCAggtgagaaaatgagaaaaagcaacaaatgTATTTAACACTTTGAAACTTGTATACATATACACAAGCCAGTCTGTCATGTGGGTAACTTGTTAGAACACAGCCAGGCAACAAAACTAAAGGAAATCAATGTCCGAAAAGcaagcagttttatttataaagtactttgcacagataaaataaaaaatgacttAAACAATACAATAACATAAGTTGCAATCCAGAAATCTCAGTTAAAATTGTCTTCAGCAGAAAACTCAGCAGAAAAttgtcttcagctgcttttgaaGAGTCAATGCAATCTgttctgcagcaggagagaACTCTAGGTTTGATGTCTGAAATGTCGACTCTCCACAAGTTTTAAAACAGTGGGTAAGACAAACAGGAGTTTCTGACCTGCTGACCACAGAGCATAGGATGAAGGATTTGGCTTTAGAGATGCATTGGTCAGTCTGATTGTGTAATCCCCTAAATGTCCAGAAtacaattttaaaacaaattctAAAATTTACTCAAGATAAGCGGTAACTGGAGTAAAGTGGGACCTTCTTTGGTGCCAATTAACAGTGttgctgcagctttttgcacAATCTGAATATAGTCCAAATCCGATTTGTTTAAGAAGGCAAGAAATATTGTTATAATTATCCAAACAAGACGAGATAAAAGGTGGATAATCACTAAGTTCAACATTTGCCTGAGCTTCACAATAATTCTCAAATGATAAAAACAGTTCCAAACCAGCTGTTTGGAGTGACGCTAAAACAACATCAAACTGTCAAGAGGACACACAAATTTGAAAGAGATTTATCTGAAGAGCCTAAAAAGCCAGTCTTGTGTGGGATCACCTTGTATGaagtttttattcaaaatttcAGTTTTGTCATTTGACTGACAGAAATAGTTGCTCAATCACTGCTTGAGATCtgtcagttttcaaaataaatagccAATTTATTTAATCCATAAGTGCTGATCTCTGGATGTTGTCAGCACAAAAATGATATAACATTATAGCCAAAAAGGACTATGAAAAGCaagaacagaacaggacccAGAACAGATCCCTGGGGTACCCCACAGGACAGGGTTCCTGTATCAGACATTACTACATTTGACCACTTTAAAACAACACTACTGCTTCCAAATGCATAGCAGATTCTGGAGAGTCAACAGTTATCGTTCTACTGGATCTCTGCCTTTTATACTGTGATAGACAATGCAGAGAagagatccagcagaaccagaactgtTTACTCTCCAGAATTTTCTGCCATTACAGTGCCAATAGGAACTTTAAGTGATGCAATGTATGTAGagtaaaatacataaaaaccaGACTGCAAAGTATCCATTacattggttttttttccctctaaaaaTACATACATCACTGTGTTTTCTAAAATCTTTGGTGCCTTGGAAATGTTGTTGAAAATTATAAGATGAGGATTTTCAACAGAAGAGGCAAAACGGCACTGCAGCTCCCATTGCCTGATCCGTCCAGTGAGTTCAAGAGAACAATGCATTCTTTGAGAAGCCCATGATTTAAATGGTTTTAATGCTGAATCTGGCAGCGCTGCTGTGCGCTGTTCCACGGAGTGGCTTGTACTGAGGGTCACTGGAAGCAGTCACTTCATTGTGATGAGGTGGTGTCGCCGTTATGCCCCTACTTCAGCTGCTATCAATAGGTAGCAGAGCAAGACTCTCCCCTGGCAACACCGTGGGTTCAGGAAGCCGCGTCACATCCCAGAGCTGTGCTTTTCGGGCCCCTCCTTCTGCATGCCTGAGTCCATGGTTCTTTTCCTGCAGACAGATATAGAACAACTTGGATAAGAACTTTTCaacgtgttttgtttttgtgtgctcCCTTACAGCAAAATATACTTTACTTATTACAGATGATCGTTTTTAAATGTTCTGCCTTCATAAATTCTGAATTTCATATTCaattctctttctttctttgcagctATGTCGATCTTCATGCTCCTAATATTTGAGATAGAGACTGGCATCGCTAGTGCTTGTGTCCTCGCCTCTGGAATCCTAATTGTGTTGGTTGTTGTGATACACTCTCTGGTCAAAGCTTCCCGTACTGCCAAGCACTATCACAGCGACCACCTCAACACCCTCTTCCAGAATGACCACGGTGGCAGTAGAATCAGCACACCTGTCTCTCGGCCCTGTGAGCTGAAGATCGGCGTGGACAAACCACGAATTCACCGCAGCCAGTCTCACCTTCCACCTCAGCTGTCCTACCCACAGTGTGGCAATCCCAGGCAACGAGAACACTTTCAACAGCAGCAGTATTCCCCGACTGAAGGGTCGCAGGGCCACTCGAGTGAGAGAGACGGCTACAGCAGTGGAGGAAGCTTTCCTCGAATGCACCGGACCCTGTCTACTGAATCCGGTTTGTTACAGGCCCAGGTCAAACCCTGGAATGGGGTCAATAATGAGATGAGGAGTGTCCTTGCACGCAAGTCAGGGATTTCTGCAAAAGACTCTACTCTTGTGTGAACCATTCTGCAGCTTGACTGATGACCTTCACGTGCTGTAGATGCCAACATAGATGACAACAACAGCGTTGGTGTATAACTTGTTAATTTGTACAAACCACAGGACTGACATTAAGGTTTTAGACGCATCAACTCACTTCTCCTATTCATATTATCAAGACTGATTAACTTGGTGGGAAGTATATTTAAATattcttgcatttttttgtatGGATGAACTTGATTTGAATCCCATGTACCAGTGCCACACAAGTGTCAACCTGATGAGTTTATAGCTTTCATCATATTCATGTAAATATATTATTCTATTGTATATAGTAGCTTTTTGCCAAATATGTACACACAATGTGCAGATGTGTTTTACCATGTTATTCAAATTTTCACATAAACCttgaataaattaataaaaaagttgttttcgaaaaacaaacaaaaaagaatgcTCACAAAActgattattttaaaatataattttactTCTGTCTTTGTAGAGACTTCTGTCGTTATTGATGCCATGTCAGGAAACTACTAACCTTGGGCACCTGTGCAGAGATCATGAGGAAGTGGATGGGGCATGTGGAGCAGAAACAAGGGGGCTAGGAGAAAGAGTCACACCATGTGAGCTCCATGCAGGtgtcacaaacaaacaaaacaaaacaaaaaagacaaaaaacatgcaaactatagaaaaggaaaaatgatATTAGCAGAACAACCCAAAGGCTTAAGGGAGGCATAAACTGAGAGAGACAGTGAAACATAAATTGACATGAGAGATaccaaatgaaaaatacaacaaacacaacTAAAAGTTGATCATGAAGAGAGGGACATTGTGGAGTGgagtgaaaaaataataataaaactaaaGGGTGAAAGCCCAAAGACTTGAAAGTGGATTATTCAACCTTGTGTTGAATAATTTCTAATTACAAAAAATACCATAATCATTACCAATTACAAATAATCCTGTAACACTCTGGGTATTTTGTGCAATTACTGTGTTTGTTTATGTAATATTATGAATTTAGTAAGATAACTATAAAATCAGATGTGATTGATATATTTTCTGCAAAGCAAAGATGGATTTAGTAGATAAgacatgcttaaaaaaaactacaatattGTCCTCAAGAAGACACTGTAATGTAATAAGTTAACAATCTaatatttctcaaaaaaaaaataaaaaaaatcatgctttGACTTCATCGTGTCTCAGTGAGTATTGTCCATTACCACTAATGATTCCTACCTGCGACCTTGAGAGCTACTGATCTGCTCCTTCATCCTGATGGCTTGATGGAGAAGACtgtcaatgtttttaaaacagaagCTGCTGTTTGACATGCTCTTCACGGCGCTGCAAAAACCAACAGATCAGTTTTAGTGTTAAGTCAGTGAAGGTATAATTTCTATGTTCATGAAAGTTTTAGGCCTGCTTTAACTCACCTGCACGCATATTCTACAGTGTAGATGGCTCCTTGACTTTGTTCCTCCCAGCTCTGCATATCTGTCTGGAAGAGAGAATAATCAAGTAAAAATTTGATATGAAAGAGCAATACAGGTTAaatagaaatacagaaataaataatttgAATTCTTCTTGCTATTATGTGTCTCAGCTTTGAACATTAACATTGAGTTGTCCCCCAGTGCtcttttttattgacttttttaaGTTCTTTGAAACAACTGTGTAGCATTTAGCACTACATAAATAGAATTGAACTCAATagaggaagaaaggaagaatGCCTTTTACTAAATTCATAATGAACCACCAACAATTCATAACACTGGTAGCCTTGTGACTTGAAACACTCATCAGATGTAGTGTTTTAATTACTTCATTCtttctaaaactaccaaatacttcataaatatttaacattATAAAgtctcacacattttaaaactaaacaaatatTGTGAAATTATCAAACATATCAATATGGATACATATATGTTATTGTCCATGCCAGCAATATGAATATTGTTTATCTGCATcagtcaatttttttaaaatcggTGCATCCCTTCTAATAGACACTGAGAATATGCAGTGtaatttatttccatttatgTGTAAACATCCGATATTCTGCATTTAGAAGATAGAGATACAATAATCGAAGCACCACAGTGCAAAGTGTTCTGTCTAAAGGCATTGATACATGAGAGAATTGGAGATTGTTTTTATAAACATCCCTCAGGATGTCTCATGAAGTGTACCTTGTGTTGGACCAGCTCGGGCAGAGACCTCCTGACGTGCTCCTGCAGCCTGTACAGAGCCACCGACGGCTCGTTGGCCAGGACGTACATGCTCTCCGTGAATTTGTCAGTCACTGTGAAGTGGTCATGACAGTATCACCCACAGTTGCACGGTGCACAAAGAAAAGGATTAACGCTGATTACAGTCAAGACTAAAGTTCGGGACATGGCTAAATTACAAAGTAACTTCATATAGGCTTTAGCATGGCGCGGCTAGGCTAAGCTAATTACTGATCGCATCGACAGTTTTCAATGAAAACGAGGTACGTTTTTGACTTCTTTGTGTAAATCATATTTACCTCGTCTGACTTTAAGTTGCATCTCCTGGTCATCCATAGTCGCAGTTTTACCGTGAGAAGCTAAGTCGGTTTACAAGGAATCCGGGAATCAATACACTGCAGCCACTTCcgtattattgttgttttgtgcaACCACAATAAACTCCGGGCAGAAAAGTAGATCGTGAGAAACTATAGTTCTCCCTTTCAGGATGCCAGAATTCGCCTTTCGCCTTGGTCCAAACGTATTTTCCTCGTTTTCGGTGAAGATATTTTCTAGTCATATGAGCGACATTTAAAGCACTCTCTGTGCAGTTCGAAGATCAGTAAGAGCCATCGTGTAGTCTGAGATAttttactttcagttttcataaaAGGAAGTGAGCGCGATTCACGCTGTGAGGCTAAATGTGGTGAGTGCAAATGTAACTAGCGTTGAAACAACATGAACAACAACTAAACCGCACACATTTTGCAGCTTTCTGTTAATGCAATGAGCTTTTTGAGTTTGGAGTTCAGGTGTATTTTTGCAATTGCAGTGATCATGGAGAGCAGAGGTGATAGTGAGGTTGCAGATGGCCAGCATGTTGGTGCCCGTGTATGTGCCTCGGAGTCAAGAGATGAGAGATCCCATGGTATTTTATTTATGATCTACCTGCTATACAGTGCCCAATTAAAAGTTTCGACCTCACAAAACAGGCGATTTAAAGACAATAACAAAAGAACAGATGCCTTGCTTCCTTATGTATGGCTGTCTGATTTCTGATGCTTCCAGAAAACATGGACCTGGTTGAAGATGATTTGTTCAAACACTCCACCACTCTGACCAACAAGCAGCGAGGGAATG
The window above is part of the Salarias fasciatus chromosome 23, fSalaFa1.1, whole genome shotgun sequence genome. Proteins encoded here:
- the borcs8 gene encoding BLOC-1-related complex subunit 8 isoform X1, with amino-acid sequence MDDQEMQLKVRRVTDKFTESMYVLANEPSVALYRLQEHVRRSLPELVQHKTDMQSWEEQSQGAIYTVEYACSAVKSMSNSSFCFKNIDSLLHQAIRMKEQISSSQGRRKRTMDSGMQKEGPEKHSSGM
- the borcs8 gene encoding BLOC-1-related complex subunit 8 isoform X2, with amino-acid sequence MDDQEMQLKVRRVTDKFTESMYVLANEPSVALYRLQEHVRRSLPELVQHKTDMQSWEEQSQGAIYTVEYACSAVKSMSNSSFCFKNIDSLLHQAIRMKEQISSSQGRSPLVSAPHAPSTSS
- the tmem221 gene encoding transmembrane protein 221, producing MTQKYSQRSLMVLSLLGILSAIMSVLSVILIFQLLSQQTAVRDSPPSTSAVIPPHVWAVLLPVSTVLSALSLTLNLSSVVVCLLHSYFSTEVCRGEQDTDRADWFLLDSRAVRHVAIGLFCMGVSVYLAAMSIFMLLIFEIETGIASACVLASGILIVLVVVIHSLVKASRTAKHYHSDHLNTLFQNDHGGSRISTPVSRPCELKIGVDKPRIHRSQSHLPPQLSYPQCGNPRQREHFQQQQYSPTEGSQGHSSERDGYSSGGSFPRMHRTLSTESGLLQAQVKPWNGVNNEMRSVLARKSGISAKDSTLV